The Clostridiisalibacter paucivorans DSM 22131 genome has a window encoding:
- a CDS encoding deoxyribonuclease IV, protein MLNIGCHLSISDGYYKAAKKAVSIGANTFQFFTRNPRGGKAKDIDLEDIENLKEVINKNSFAALFAHGAYTMNLCSNKERTRNFAKMILKDDLERLKEIPSSYYIFHPGSHVGQGTEKGIELIVEGLNEAITEDNNTTILLEGMSGKGSEVGRNMEELKAIIDGVKHNKNMGICIDTCHLYSSGFDIVNDLDGVLDHIDSILGLDKVKAVHLNDSKMPFASNKDRHEVIGAGTIGKDAIIRIINHPKLKDLTFNLETPNELDGYKEEIEMLRQAYRY, encoded by the coding sequence ATGTTAAATATAGGATGTCATTTATCCATATCGGATGGATATTATAAAGCAGCAAAAAAGGCAGTATCAATTGGAGCAAACACGTTTCAATTTTTCACAAGGAATCCCAGAGGTGGAAAAGCCAAAGATATTGATCTAGAAGATATAGAAAATTTAAAAGAGGTAATAAATAAAAATAGTTTTGCAGCATTATTTGCCCATGGAGCCTATACTATGAATTTATGTTCTAATAAAGAGAGAACTAGAAATTTTGCAAAGATGATACTAAAAGATGATCTAGAAAGGTTAAAGGAAATACCCAGCAGTTACTATATATTTCATCCTGGCTCTCATGTGGGACAAGGTACTGAAAAAGGCATAGAATTGATTGTTGAAGGGTTAAATGAAGCTATAACAGAAGATAATAATACCACAATTTTGTTGGAAGGTATGTCTGGCAAAGGTAGTGAAGTGGGAAGAAATATGGAAGAATTAAAGGCAATAATTGATGGAGTAAAACACAATAAAAATATGGGTATCTGTATAGATACTTGTCATTTATATTCCAGTGGTTTTGATATTGTAAATGATTTAGATGGAGTTCTTGACCATATAGATAGTATTTTAGGATTAGACAAAGTAAAGGCAGTACATCTAAATGACAGTAAGATGCCCTTTGCTTCCAATAAAGACAGACATGAAGTAATTGGAGCCGGTACTATTGGCAAAGATGCTATTATTAGAATAATAAATCATCCAAAACTCAAAGATTTAACATTTAATCTAGAGACCCCAAATGAGTTAGATGGTTACAAGGAAGAGATAGAAATGTTAAGACAAGCATATAGATATTAG